One window of the Conexibacter sp. SYSU D00693 genome contains the following:
- a CDS encoding heme lyase CcmF/NrfE family subunit yields the protein MADLGRALLVLALAVAVFGAVIAVMAGVRGRRDLALSARRCVYALAALTVASFAILEAAFLRTDLSFSVVASHSSTTTPAFYKATAPWSSQEGSLLLWLLLLSLWSSLVLFLTRRRLRDVQPWATAVLLGLAAFFAGLLVFSANPFTTLATPPAEGAGLNPLLRHPSMMSHPPMLYSGYTLFAIPFAFAVGALIVRRVDAEWIAATRRFALAAWFFLGIGILLGARWSYAELGWGGYWAWDPVENASLMPWLTGTAFIHSLMIQERRGMLKVWNASLALSCGVLSILGTFLVRSGILDSIHAFGASTLGVPFLVLIGVMVAGSIALVVSRLDVLRSEHRLDSLWSREAVFLGNNLVLVGLAFVVFWGTFFPLIAEAVTGTKQALGPPWFDKYIVPLALVLVLLSGIGPLIAWRRGTLANARRSFLWPAVGGVAGGVVAIALGGGGRPLALVMFVLGAFVLAGVWQELWRGVRARRAMSDDGPLRALVALVDRNRRRYGGYLVHVGMAVLFIGVAASSAFQNASDTRLSPGETARVGGYDVRYDEPTSRIDTQGGDVERIVLGAQLTVRKDGEVVARLHPERGYYPSRDAGGLGPVGRFFEGEATSEIAMDAGATKDLWTAVSPDIGKLEPIIAEGDKVFADAADALTPEQQGMALGSALRGLVDRYTDSPPPATFRLIVSPMVTWIWVGGLLVFLGGLIALVPPGGTAPRPVTARLRARVARELAAGA from the coding sequence ATGGCTGACCTCGGTCGCGCGCTCCTGGTCCTGGCGCTCGCCGTCGCCGTCTTCGGCGCGGTGATCGCCGTCATGGCCGGCGTCCGGGGCCGGCGCGACCTCGCCCTCTCGGCGCGGCGCTGCGTCTACGCGCTGGCCGCCCTGACCGTCGCGTCGTTCGCGATCCTCGAGGCCGCGTTCCTGCGCACCGACCTGAGCTTCTCGGTCGTCGCCTCGCACTCCTCGACGACCACCCCGGCGTTCTACAAGGCGACCGCGCCGTGGTCCTCGCAGGAGGGCTCGCTGCTGCTGTGGCTGCTCCTGCTGTCGCTCTGGTCGAGCCTCGTGCTCTTCCTGACGCGGCGGCGCCTGCGCGACGTGCAGCCGTGGGCGACGGCGGTGCTCCTCGGGCTCGCGGCGTTCTTCGCGGGCCTGCTCGTCTTCAGCGCCAACCCGTTCACGACGCTGGCCACCCCGCCGGCGGAGGGCGCCGGGCTCAACCCGCTGCTGCGCCACCCGTCGATGATGAGCCACCCGCCGATGCTCTACAGCGGGTACACGCTCTTCGCGATCCCGTTCGCGTTCGCGGTCGGCGCGCTCATCGTCCGGCGCGTCGACGCCGAGTGGATCGCGGCGACGCGCCGCTTCGCCCTGGCCGCCTGGTTCTTCCTGGGCATCGGGATCCTCCTGGGCGCCCGCTGGTCCTACGCCGAGCTGGGCTGGGGCGGCTACTGGGCCTGGGACCCCGTCGAGAACGCCTCGCTCATGCCGTGGCTCACCGGCACGGCGTTCATCCACTCGCTGATGATCCAGGAGCGGCGGGGCATGCTGAAGGTGTGGAACGCGTCGCTGGCGCTGAGCTGCGGCGTGCTCTCGATCCTCGGCACGTTCCTCGTGCGCTCGGGGATCCTCGACTCGATCCACGCGTTCGGCGCCTCGACGCTCGGCGTCCCGTTCCTCGTGCTGATCGGCGTGATGGTCGCGGGCTCGATCGCCCTGGTCGTCTCGCGCCTGGACGTCCTGCGCTCCGAGCACCGGCTGGACTCGCTGTGGTCGCGCGAGGCGGTCTTCCTGGGCAACAACCTCGTGCTCGTCGGCCTGGCGTTCGTCGTGTTCTGGGGGACGTTCTTCCCGCTGATCGCCGAGGCGGTGACCGGCACGAAGCAGGCGCTGGGCCCGCCGTGGTTCGACAAGTACATCGTCCCGCTGGCGCTCGTGCTCGTGCTGCTGTCGGGCATCGGCCCGCTCATCGCCTGGCGCCGCGGCACGCTGGCCAACGCCCGCCGGTCGTTCCTGTGGCCGGCGGTCGGGGGCGTCGCGGGCGGCGTGGTCGCGATCGCCCTGGGCGGGGGCGGACGGCCGCTGGCGCTCGTCATGTTCGTCCTCGGCGCCTTCGTCCTGGCGGGCGTCTGGCAGGAGCTGTGGCGCGGCGTGCGCGCGCGGCGCGCGATGAGCGACGACGGGCCGCTGCGCGCGCTGGTCGCCCTCGTGGACCGCAACCGCCGGCGCTACGGCGGCTACCTCGTGCACGTCGGCATGGCCGTGCTATTCATCGGCGTCGCGGCGTCGTCGGCCTTCCAGAACGCGTCCGACACGCGGCTGTCCCCGGGTGAGACCGCGCGGGTGGGCGGCTACGACGTCCGCTACGACGAGCCGACGTCGCGCATCGACACCCAGGGCGGGGACGTCGAGCGCATCGTGCTCGGCGCGCAGCTCACGGTGCGCAAGGACGGCGAGGTCGTCGCCCGGCTGCACCCCGAGCGCGGCTACTACCCGTCGCGCGACGCGGGCGGCCTCGGCCCGGTCGGCCGGTTCTTCGAGGGCGAGGCGACGAGCGAGATCGCGATGGACGCCGGGGCCACGAAGGACCTGTGGACCGCGGTCTCGCCCGACATCGGCAAGCTCGAGCCGATCATCGCCGAGGGCGACAAGGTGTTCGCGGACGCCGCGGACGCGCTCACGCCCGAGCAGCAGGGGATGGCGCTGGGCTCCGCGCTGCGCGGCCTGGTCGACCGCTACACCGACAGCCCGCCCCCCGCGACGTTCCGCCTCATCGTCTCGCCGATGGTCACGTGGATCTGGGTCGGCGGCCTGCTCGTCTTCCTCGGCGGCCTGATCGCCCTGGTCCCGCCCGGCGGCACCGCCCCGCGGCCCGTGACCGCGCGGCTGCGCGCCCGCGTGGCCCGGGAGCTCGCCGCGGGCGCCTAG
- a CDS encoding cytochrome c maturation protein CcmE: MDPSRKRTIRLVVALSAAVVLASALIYTSFSASSEARTPSELATATVGQTYQLTGKVVPGSIKDVDGGKSFRVMDRDGSGQQVAVTYRGAIPDPFRDGREIIIDVQRTSAGGGFTGVKDTLVTKCPSKFTEKNQTT; the protein is encoded by the coding sequence ATGGACCCCTCCCGCAAGCGCACCATCCGCCTGGTCGTCGCGCTGTCGGCCGCCGTGGTGCTGGCCTCCGCGCTCATCTACACGAGCTTCAGCGCCTCCAGCGAGGCGCGCACCCCGAGCGAGCTCGCCACGGCCACCGTCGGCCAGACCTACCAGCTCACCGGCAAGGTCGTGCCGGGGTCCATCAAGGACGTCGACGGCGGCAAGAGCTTCCGCGTGATGGACCGCGACGGCAGCGGCCAGCAGGTCGCCGTGACCTACCGCGGGGCGATCCCGGACCCGTTCCGCGATGGTCGGGAGATCATCATCGACGTCCAGCGCACGTCCGCGGGCGGCGGCTTCACGGGGGTCAAGGACACCCTCGTGACCAAGTGCCCGTCGAAGTTCACCGAGAAGAACCAGACCACCTAG
- a CDS encoding FadR/GntR family transcriptional regulator, whose amino-acid sequence MQEGLLSPVARQSVADGVHEQLRRAILDGLLAPGSALPGERELSTRFEVNRHAVRQAVGRLAQAGLVTVSHGGATRVNDWRRTAGLDVLADLAFGEGGRLPDGDVLRSALEMRFGIGVDVARRAAGRATPEVVGALRAHVEAGRAAAELDEAERHYAALWQELVEGSRNVAYRLALNSLVRALDQSRELTLELSALEVRDHAAQHALVDAVEAGDGDRAAALAADLLGRMPAAAERLLEAAA is encoded by the coding sequence ATGCAGGAGGGTCTCCTCTCCCCCGTCGCGCGCCAGTCCGTCGCCGACGGGGTCCACGAGCAGCTGCGCCGCGCCATCCTCGACGGCCTCCTGGCGCCGGGGTCGGCGCTGCCGGGCGAGCGCGAGCTCAGCACGCGCTTCGAGGTCAACCGCCACGCCGTGCGCCAGGCGGTGGGCCGCCTCGCCCAGGCGGGTCTGGTGACCGTGAGCCACGGCGGCGCGACGCGCGTCAACGACTGGCGGCGCACCGCGGGGCTCGACGTCCTGGCCGACCTCGCGTTCGGCGAGGGCGGGCGGCTGCCAGACGGCGACGTGCTGCGCAGCGCGCTCGAGATGCGCTTCGGCATCGGCGTCGACGTGGCCCGGCGCGCCGCTGGCCGGGCGACCCCGGAGGTCGTCGGCGCCCTGCGCGCGCACGTCGAGGCCGGCCGCGCCGCCGCCGAGCTCGACGAGGCCGAACGCCACTACGCGGCGCTGTGGCAGGAGCTGGTCGAGGGCAGCCGCAACGTGGCCTACCGCCTGGCGCTCAACAGCCTGGTGCGGGCGCTCGACCAGTCGCGCGAGCTGACGCTCGAGCTCTCGGCCCTCGAGGTGCGCGACCACGCCGCGCAGCACGCGCTGGTCGACGCGGTCGAGGCCGGCGACGGGGACCGCGCCGCCGCGCTCGCCGCCGACCTCCTGGGCCGGATGCCGGCGGCCGCCGAGCGCCTGCTGGAGGCGGCGGCGTGA
- a CDS encoding sterol desaturase family protein — protein sequence MINLVLYAIPAFLLLLAVEFAAYRHLADDFDGPGYEPRDTATSLTMGIGSLVVNAGWKLVVVLVYAGLHELAPVDLPDGAWWAWVLLFFADDLAYYWYHRLHHEVRVFWASHVVHHSSEHYNLSTALRQTWTPMTGLPFWAPLALMGFEPWQILLAQSWSLLYQFWLHTERISRLPRWAEFVLNTPSHHRVHHGSQEQYLDRNHGGILIIWDRLFGTFHPEGERVRYGLTTNIGTFNPVDVAFGEYRSLWRDVRTARSWRDRVGFLLRGPGWQPGAPAPEEPLLARAGASAPEDGQGAQVAGLAGR from the coding sequence GTGATCAACCTCGTCCTGTACGCCATCCCGGCGTTCCTGCTGCTGCTCGCCGTCGAGTTCGCCGCCTACCGCCACCTGGCCGACGACTTCGACGGCCCGGGCTACGAGCCGCGCGACACCGCGACGTCCCTGACCATGGGCATCGGCTCGCTCGTCGTCAACGCGGGCTGGAAGCTCGTCGTCGTCCTCGTCTACGCGGGGCTGCACGAGCTGGCGCCGGTCGACCTGCCCGACGGCGCCTGGTGGGCGTGGGTCCTGCTGTTCTTCGCCGACGACCTGGCCTACTACTGGTACCACCGCCTGCACCACGAGGTGCGCGTCTTCTGGGCCAGCCACGTCGTCCACCACTCCAGCGAGCACTACAACCTCTCGACGGCGCTGCGCCAGACCTGGACGCCGATGACGGGGCTGCCCTTCTGGGCGCCGCTGGCGCTCATGGGCTTCGAGCCGTGGCAGATCCTCCTCGCCCAGAGCTGGAGCCTGCTCTACCAGTTCTGGCTGCACACCGAGCGGATCTCGCGGCTGCCGCGCTGGGCCGAGTTCGTGCTGAACACGCCGTCGCACCACCGGGTCCACCACGGCTCGCAGGAGCAGTACCTGGACCGCAACCACGGCGGGATCCTCATCATCTGGGACCGTCTCTTCGGGACGTTCCACCCCGAGGGCGAGCGGGTCCGCTACGGCCTGACGACGAACATCGGGACGTTCAACCCGGTCGACGTCGCCTTCGGCGAGTACCGGTCGCTGTGGCGCGACGTCCGCACGGCGCGCTCCTGGCGCGACCGCGTGGGCTTCCTGCTGCGCGGGCCCGGCTGGCAGCCCGGCGCACCGGCGCCCGAGGAGCCGCTCCTCGCGCGCGCGGGCGCGAGCGCGCCCGAGGACGGACAGGGCGCTCAGGTCGCCGGTCTCGCGGGCCGATGA
- the atpE gene encoding ATP synthase F0 subunit C produces MDLSVITTIAQAGAELEAAGGDAGKAIALGLGGGLGAAGAGVGIGYIFGKVIESVTRQPEMRDEITGIQWLGFALTEACVFYGLVAGLLAFFL; encoded by the coding sequence GTGGACCTCTCCGTCATCACCACCATCGCCCAGGCGGGCGCTGAGCTCGAGGCCGCCGGCGGCGACGCGGGCAAGGCGATCGCGCTGGGTCTGGGCGGCGGCCTGGGCGCCGCGGGCGCCGGCGTCGGCATCGGCTACATCTTCGGCAAGGTCATCGAGTCGGTGACCCGCCAGCCGGAGATGCGCGACGAGATCACCGGCATCCAGTGGCTGGGCTTCGCGCTCACCGAGGCGTGCGTGTTCTACGGCCTCGTGGCCGGCCTGCTCGCCTTCTTCCTCTAG
- a CDS encoding trans-acting enoyl reductase family protein produces the protein MPPAKRQSQPEHEHDVVVFGATGFVGRLTATYLVEHAPEGTRIALGGRSRSKLERVREELGPAAAQLPLVEADSQDDEALARMVASTRAVATTVGPYHAYGMPLLQACAAAGTHYADLTGEVLFMRRAIDTAHDKAMASGARIVHTCGFDSIPSDLGVLLLHEAARDRGLGELGETTFVLRRTRGGFSGGTIASMKGQVDEARRDQAARRLMLDPHGLSPDRSAEPDNGERDPMGVVRDDELGGWLAPFVMGSVNSRVVRRSNALQGHAYGRGLRYRELMLGGAGPVGAARAGAIAAAIPAMFGGLAIPPTRMLLDRLLPDPGEGPSERSRERGFFEIDVHTRTTGGEHLRCRVAAQGDPGYKATAVMLGESALALALDEASLPDAAGVLTPATAMGDVLVDRLRAAGHTYVVATG, from the coding sequence GTGCCTCCCGCCAAGCGCCAGTCCCAGCCCGAGCACGAGCACGACGTCGTCGTCTTCGGCGCGACCGGGTTCGTGGGCAGGCTCACGGCCACGTACCTCGTCGAGCACGCGCCGGAGGGCACGCGGATCGCGCTGGGCGGCCGGTCGCGGTCCAAGCTCGAGCGGGTGCGCGAGGAGCTCGGTCCTGCCGCCGCCCAGCTCCCGCTCGTCGAGGCCGACAGCCAGGACGACGAGGCACTGGCGCGGATGGTGGCGTCGACGCGCGCGGTGGCGACGACCGTCGGCCCGTACCACGCGTACGGCATGCCGCTGCTGCAGGCGTGCGCGGCGGCGGGGACGCACTACGCGGACCTCACCGGCGAGGTGCTGTTCATGCGCCGCGCGATCGACACCGCACACGACAAGGCGATGGCCAGCGGCGCGCGCATCGTGCACACCTGCGGGTTCGACTCGATCCCGTCGGACCTCGGGGTCCTGCTCCTGCACGAGGCGGCGCGCGACCGCGGGCTGGGCGAGCTCGGCGAGACGACGTTCGTCCTGCGGCGCACGCGCGGGGGCTTCAGCGGCGGGACCATCGCGTCGATGAAGGGCCAGGTCGACGAGGCCCGTCGCGACCAGGCGGCCCGGCGGCTGATGCTCGATCCCCACGGCCTCTCCCCCGACCGGTCCGCCGAGCCCGACAACGGCGAGCGCGACCCGATGGGCGTCGTGCGCGACGACGAGCTCGGCGGGTGGCTGGCGCCGTTCGTCATGGGCTCGGTCAACTCGCGCGTCGTGCGGCGCTCGAACGCGCTGCAGGGCCATGCCTACGGGCGCGGGCTGCGCTACCGGGAGCTCATGCTCGGGGGCGCCGGGCCGGTCGGGGCGGCGCGGGCCGGCGCGATCGCGGCGGCGATCCCGGCGATGTTCGGCGGCCTGGCGATCCCGCCGACGCGCATGCTGCTGGACCGGCTGCTGCCCGACCCGGGTGAAGGCCCGAGCGAGCGCAGCCGCGAGCGCGGGTTCTTCGAGATCGACGTCCACACGCGCACGACGGGCGGCGAGCACCTGCGCTGCCGCGTCGCCGCGCAGGGCGATCCCGGCTACAAGGCGACCGCCGTGATGCTCGGCGAGAGCGCGCTGGCCCTGGCGCTCGACGAGGCGTCGCTCCCCGACGCCGCAGGCGTGCTCACGCCGGCGACGGCGATGGGCGACGTGCTCGTCGACCGGCTGCGAGCGGCCGGCCACACGTACGTCGTGGCGACGGGCTGA
- a CDS encoding RtcB family protein, translating to MAQTPITVRGDVDERAVAQLRRCAEAGGAVAGVLCADGHVGYSQPIGGAVAYPDHISPSGVGYDIGCGNKAVRTELRVDEVRAELPRIMDTIVERVSFGVGRHNDEPVDHPVLDRIAQTDFAPQRKLAGLARKQLGTVGAGNHYVDLFAGDDGLVWVGVHFGSRGFGHRTASGFLALAAGRRFDDRAPDGAMDAPPVLLHVDSELGQAYVGAMELAGAYAYAGRDVVVDRVLDVLGARATYEVHNHHNFAWRERHHGTDVWVVRKGCTPAFPGQEGFVGATMGEPSVVLRGTDDPAGAELLHSTVHGAGRVMSRRQAAGRRVKGGGRIGGLIDFPAVRRDLAGQGVELRGGDADEAPDAYKRLDAVLAAHGPTIEVLHRLTPIGVAMAGPDVRDPYKD from the coding sequence ATGGCCCAGACGCCGATCACCGTCCGCGGCGACGTCGACGAGCGCGCGGTCGCCCAGCTGCGCCGCTGCGCCGAGGCGGGCGGCGCGGTGGCGGGCGTCCTGTGCGCCGACGGCCATGTCGGCTACTCGCAGCCGATCGGCGGGGCGGTCGCCTACCCGGACCACATCTCGCCGTCCGGGGTGGGCTACGACATCGGGTGCGGCAACAAGGCGGTGCGCACCGAGCTGCGCGTCGACGAGGTCCGGGCGGAGCTCCCGCGGATCATGGACACGATCGTCGAGCGCGTGTCGTTCGGCGTGGGCCGGCACAACGACGAGCCCGTCGACCACCCGGTCCTCGACCGCATCGCGCAGACGGACTTCGCGCCGCAGCGCAAGCTCGCCGGCCTGGCGCGCAAGCAGCTCGGCACCGTCGGCGCCGGCAACCACTACGTCGACCTGTTCGCGGGCGACGACGGCCTCGTGTGGGTCGGCGTGCACTTCGGCTCGCGCGGCTTCGGCCACCGGACGGCGTCGGGCTTCCTCGCGCTGGCCGCGGGGCGGCGCTTCGACGACCGCGCGCCGGACGGCGCGATGGACGCGCCGCCGGTCCTCCTGCACGTCGACTCCGAGCTGGGCCAGGCCTACGTCGGGGCGATGGAGCTCGCGGGCGCCTACGCGTACGCCGGCCGCGACGTCGTCGTCGACCGGGTCCTCGACGTGCTCGGAGCGCGCGCGACCTACGAGGTCCACAACCACCACAACTTCGCCTGGCGCGAGCGCCACCACGGCACTGACGTGTGGGTCGTCCGCAAGGGCTGCACGCCGGCGTTCCCGGGCCAGGAGGGCTTCGTCGGCGCCACGATGGGCGAGCCGTCGGTGGTCCTGCGCGGCACCGACGACCCGGCGGGCGCCGAGCTCCTGCACTCCACGGTCCACGGCGCCGGGCGCGTGATGTCGCGCCGCCAGGCGGCGGGCAGGCGCGTCAAGGGCGGCGGCCGGATCGGCGGCCTCATCGACTTCCCCGCCGTCCGCCGCGACCTCGCCGGGCAGGGCGTCGAGCTGCGCGGCGGCGACGCCGACGAGGCCCCCGACGCCTACAAGCGCCTGGACGCCGTCCTCGCCGCCCACGGCCCGACCATCGAGGTCCTCCACCGCCTCACGCCCATCGGCGTCGCCATGGCCGGCCCCGACGTCCGCGACCCCTACAAGGACTGA
- a CDS encoding alpha/beta fold hydrolase, with protein MRQTTPLHRGGAGEPLVLLHGFTASWRTWELVLPALERRHDVLAPTLLGHAGGPPLPEDPTATSVVDAAERAMDEAGLETAHLVGNSLGGFVALALAARGRARTVVALAPAGGWAPGDPDYAEMLQYFATMHEQTVAAAPHADQLMATREGRRLATASITVQFEHLPAELLADQLRAAAQAAAPEMLATVAGGYPELDAAAITCPVRIVWGTDDQLLRWPTAAVRFREDWLPHADWVVLDGVGHCPQLDVPLETAQLVLGFTT; from the coding sequence GTGCGCCAGACGACCCCCTTGCACCGCGGCGGCGCCGGTGAGCCGCTCGTCCTCCTGCACGGCTTCACCGCCTCGTGGCGGACGTGGGAGCTCGTCCTCCCCGCCCTCGAGCGCCGCCACGACGTCCTCGCCCCCACGCTGCTCGGCCACGCCGGCGGCCCGCCCCTGCCCGAGGACCCCACCGCCACCTCCGTGGTGGACGCGGCGGAGCGCGCGATGGACGAGGCGGGGCTCGAGACCGCGCACCTCGTCGGCAACTCGCTCGGCGGCTTCGTCGCCCTCGCGCTCGCCGCCCGCGGCCGGGCGCGCACCGTCGTCGCCCTCGCCCCCGCCGGTGGCTGGGCGCCCGGCGACCCGGACTACGCCGAGATGCTGCAGTACTTCGCGACGATGCACGAGCAGACGGTCGCCGCCGCCCCGCACGCCGACCAGCTCATGGCCACGCGAGAAGGGCGAAGGCTGGCGACCGCGTCGATCACCGTGCAGTTCGAGCACCTGCCGGCAGAGCTCCTCGCCGACCAGCTGCGCGCCGCCGCGCAGGCCGCCGCGCCCGAGATGCTCGCCACGGTCGCCGGCGGCTACCCCGAGCTCGACGCCGCCGCCATCACCTGCCCCGTGCGCATCGTCTGGGGCACCGACGACCAGCTCCTGCGCTGGCCGACGGCCGCCGTGCGCTTCCGCGAGGACTGGCTGCCGCACGCCGACTGGGTCGTGCTCGACGGCGTCGGCCACTGCCCGCAGCTCGACGTCCCGCTCGAGACGGCCCAGCTCGTCCTCGGCTTCACGACCTGA